The Glycine max cultivar Williams 82 chromosome 17, Glycine_max_v4.0, whole genome shotgun sequence genome contains the following window.
GGGTCGAGCGAGAGAGTGAGAGAAAGTCGAGCAAGAGTTTGAGGAAAGGTCACAGGAAAGAGGAAAGAGCGAACGAGAATAACAAgaattttcaaattctttccttttagttagaatttagaattccttaattttaatcaattgaaatttttgtttaaaatttcttgaattttaaaatctttCAACTAAAATATCCACAAACACCAAGTTTTATCTTAAAGAAGTTTAAATTTCGGTTTAAATTACTTTTCCACTTTAtttaagtgtttatttcatttaatttttttcagctCTCTTTTACCTTTATCAAACTGAGGAACAATcacttaaaaacttaaaatcttTGTCCCTCGCCAAGGATAGAGATTGAATAAAAGGAggaaaaataataggaaaatgaaaaggagttcatatcataaaaaatgagGATCTGGTTGGGGAATTGGGACCCTTAGTTCGGTTTGGGTCGATTTGACTGTGTAGTGACTAGTGACAACCCATAATGTTAATGCCTTAAAGGATTTATGGGCATAGATGCTGATGTCCTAGTCcgatttgaaaattttcaagtcCCGTTAACTACTTTGCCTGGCTCCACGCTCACTTTCTGTGTTAGGGTAGAGCTAGGATCggattttcaatggagtttaatttctatggaTTTCTTTTCATCCTTTGAGATATGCAAGGCAAACAATACagataattcttaattttttaaaaaaaaattgtaaatttagtcCCTCTTTTCCACGTAAGAGTCTTGCCCCCACTCAagtcaatttgaaatgataatttctattaatgaaaaatattataaacacactcataataatttattttatttttacagaaaacacactcttaatttttgtcattttgacTAATGaatatttctcttaattttgtAGTCAATTATCCAATGATAGTAAGAGTGTCTTGCCGTGTATGCTGTTACACTCCTCTTATATGGATTGTCTAAAATTTGTACACTATTCATCAATAAATGAAGAATTATATCaggttgtttaatttttaaattagttaaaaaatgacattattattatgaaaatgtaTTATCAAGTAGTTatctataattttgttattatatatgataatttttaattagatgattagataaaaaaatattaaaaaaatttaatataataagttagtattttttttccttccttttttaagtGTAagttgtcacatcaagtgttatgTGTTGTTTGTTGTGAGGGGCGATGGTGTTCTTAGGGACTTTAGGATTGCGCGTGAAGTTCAAGAGTGAAGAGTGTTTGACGATGGTTTCAACGTCCTTGAGAAATGGGATGGTTGTTCAAGGTTCTTTCGTGTCTTGTTCCTGTTTGGTTATTGTTTCTTGCGGCCGGCAAGTACTACTCTGTCAACAAAAAAATGCATTGAATTTTAATAGGATAAAACTTAGTCCAAATATGTTTTGGTACGTCAATCTAAttagaattttgaaattttattttaatagtttatgtattaaaaaacattataaatcaatataagttattaaagtaaattttaaatgaaaataatataataaactatatttaaatttttcttttattacttcacaatttttaatcaattattttattaagaaaattgttTGACGTTCTTTTAAGATATATATACACTatggagaaaaagaaattgGAAGTTCccgagacaaaaaaaaaatagaaagtttctaaaaatttagttaaaagttaaaaaaattaggttaaaattgaaaaaaaaaagtttaaagttgaaaaactttgtcaaaagttattaagttattttattaaattaaagtgtTTGTAAATTGAACcagctgaaaaatataaaataaattaaatgaacatattttatgatatttctatgtaaattttaattttattttatagataaaaatatattatgaggtgttataattttaaaatcttatattttttatggataaattattttcattgtatttttagtttcaactattattttttaaattatttttaatcaagtttaaaataaaataaagaaaacatacATTTAAGTAGATATTTTTTTGCagagtttcattttatttttattatgttaattaatgtaatagtgaaaataaattgtctaatataaaattgttcGAAAACCttgttttatttagaaaaggataataaaaaattaataaatattttaaggataaaaatttaaaatgtaaaaatttaaaaattagaaattaatattttaaaagacattattttaaatagtcttctaaaaatgttaaaagttattaaaaatatttatttatcaaataattaaataaacttttaactaataaaaaaatagaaaccaaTTGAAATGACTTGTTGAAGATAACATAAGTGAACATTTGGATTGGGTACTAATGTCTAATTTAGATagcaataaaaatcaaataattgataAGTAAAGGTGTAGTTGAAGTATAGCTGaaagaaatttatttcattcagcataaaaaaaaaaataggtgaaagaagttataaatttaatcttaaattgtaaaaattaataattttgaataaataaaaaatgctaaaatatCTCTAGTTTAGGGACGTAAGAAATATTAAAGATGTTAGATAGGAGTAATAACGTGCttactaattaataatattactatTAATGAGGCTTCATAATGAGTTGTGACAGGTTTAATGAAATTGATGGCTAGGGCTGTAGACGGTCGTGTGCAGTGGTCCCTAATTTCATGCCATAATTAATTAGATAGTAGATGAAAATTTTGTGGGGACATCTCCACACTTGTTTGTAGAGTACGAGACTGCTCCTTCTTAGATGTGCTAACAAGGGTTCTTTAATCTTTGAGAACAGGCTTACTCATCATTTAGTTTAATCAATTACTCCAAAGTCCAAAGCATGGAGGAATCATGAAGACGAGCATGGTGCCTAATTTGATTGCCGGCTATTTGTCTTATCTGAATTTTCACAACTTTAGCTAACAAGTACTAATGAATGactaatcatattttgatttgatcCCTAGTCCCTTGGCTAGTGGAACTCTCAACATCTAGTTTTACACTTGGAAGTCATTACATTATAATATTAGTTATCAGAACAATTTGTCACTCAAGCGACTttgttgaaaacaaaagctaatcactcaatgaaaaataatgagagaagaagaaaaggacgaTTATAAATATTGGACACATCAAAATCAGCAAGAAAACCAATTTGTTGGAGTACCCCTGAGTCTGACAGTGCACAACTTGAAGTATAATTGCCTTTTACTATTTTGTACATTGGACATAATTGCGTCGCGTGTATGGACGTGTTATTGGCATTAATTTGATGAATTGATAATTGACTAGCCTTGATGTTTTTTATTGGTGGATCGTGTAGTGAAAAGGAAGATGGTGCGAAAGTAGTAAGAGTGGAAAATCTGGACAATCCTTACAAGCATCAAGATAATTTTGACAAGAGATTCAAGTTATCGTTGAACAAACTCTACGCGTGGAGCTTAGTGGACTATGACAGGGTGGTGATGTTGGACGCTGATAACCTCTTCCTCCAAAACACGGACGAGTTGTTTCAATGTGGACAATTCTGTGCGGTCTTTATCAATCCTTGTGTCTTTCACACAGGACTCTTCGTCTTGAAGGTACATACCAtttcatttttccaaagaaaaacccTACAATTTAACTATCTACTAAACTGCAATATAGCTCcaaatttcacataaattatTGCTACCTTTAAATCGTGTTAAATTAATGCTTCAATATTGTCCTTCTCTATGGTGTAAAGCAgcttaataaatcaatattctAATTAAGGTGATTCATATACGGGGAAGGAAAATATTGACTCCCTTTTGGATGGATTTGATTAATCGTTTTAATAGTGTATATTAcctcaaaagataaataatagtATAAGCTGAAGAAAGTAATATTATCAGTGCtttgaaaaaaggaaaatgttttgTTGATAGGTGCTCTTAGGACTTAGGAGACTCGTcaggaaaataagaaaatactgtattcaattaaataaaattattatactaaGAAAATTATTTCAGTCTTGATTGATTTGATAGCATTTAATAGATCACATGTCAGTTGGCaaatatcttcttcttctttttttttataccgTTGGCGAATATCTGTGGTAGATATCTATAAAGTAAAGTATATTAAATGCTACTCCTTAACTAGCATGACACACTTTTTTGTGTTAAATGTTTCGGGGAGTTTCGATtctgaatgaattaattttataaaattaattttgaaagtgatgttatctatatttgtatatttttattttagtataaatataaaagttatcgaaattattttaatttaaaattaattctgaatcaaaattaattgttgaatatgtcataagaaaaaaaaattattcaatataaaattaaacatgagaacatttatctaaaatcatattaaaagcAATTACACATGAAACCAAACACACACTTGATTATCTCTATTTTATAGTTtctaattatttgatatttgcaGCCATCAATGGCCGTGTTCAAGGACATGGTTCATGAATTACGGAATGGGAGAGAAAATCCTGATGGTGCAGACCAGGGTTTCATAGCTAGCTATTTCCCAGAGTTGCTTGATAAGCCAATGTTTCACCCACCACCTAATGCCACCAAGCTTGATGGAACATATAGGCTTCCTTTAGGTTATCAGATGGATGCATCTTACTATTGTAAGTATATACCTTAGTTTTTGAAGCTGCACTTTTGAATGCTTAATGCAATTCTGATCAACCCAGTTCATGCTAATATGAGTCCTATAACTTCTTCAGATCTTAAACTTCGCTGGAGCATACCCTGTGGACCAAATAGTGTGATCACATTCCCAGGGGCACCATGGTTGAAGCCATGGTATTGGTGGTCCTGGCCTGTTCTGCCATTAGGCCTCCAGTGGCACGAAAAACGTCGCCAAACTTTGGGGTAAGGTCGATATTGGatgcattttgtttttttgcaaaCAAATAGTGATGGTGATCTTTTGTGATTTACTAGTACATTTTAACTTGAAAACACTGAATTTCAGAATAGGATCCTGTTTTAATAAACTTTTCAATAAACAGACActtacaagaaaagaaaataaattaaacttcttttggtaagttaaaattagcttattataagttaaaatcaacttttgaAGAAGTTAAACGAGAAAACTGCAATAAAAGTTGAAGTGTATAAGTTAGGAAACTAAATTATCCTCTAAGTGTTTATTGAAAAGTTTATTCAAGCAAGACCAATTTCTATAAACACATAGATAAATCCACagattattatgtttattttattttatatagtagCACTTTGATTTCTGTCACataatttgagttaatttttaaCCCTTTTAAAATGATCTTCCCCTCAAATATTAAGTCATTGTAACAATTGGTCTATAATTTACTACAGGTATGGTGCGGAGATGGCTGTGATACTCATTCAATCAGCAATATACTTGGGAATAATAGCAATGAAACGTTTTGCAAGGCCAAGTCTCTCAAAGCTATGCTATAGGCGTTCCGACAAGAGCATCAACTTGGTGCAGAACATCCTCAAATTTGTGGCACTGTGGAGCATTCTTGCGGCTTACACAACACCCTTCTTCATCATTCCTCCCACGGTTCACCCTTTGTTGGGATGGCCTCTCTACTTGCTTGGTGTCTTTGCATTGTGCTCAATTACGGTCAATGCCTTTCTGCTGCCAATGTTGCCGGTTCTGATGCCATGGCTCGGGATCGCCGGTGCCTTGATTGTCATGGCTTTTCCTTGGTATTCAGATGGGGTGGTGAGAGCATTGTGTGTTTTTGGTTATGCATTCTGTGCTGCACCGTTTGTGTGGGCTTCTATGACTAGGATAATGGCAGGGCTTCATCAGTCTCTAGAAAGGGAAGCTTTTTTGCCAAGATTAGGAGAATCCTCACCACCTTCTTGGTTTAACAAGTTGTACTGAGTTGTCTAATTGAGCATGATTGAATGCTTGGGGACATGGATGACAATTGAGAAGCTCATTGGAAATTGAAGGGGAGGAAGTGCCATGGATTTAGCACCTTTATGATGTTACGGTTGAAATTATATACATTCTTTTGGAGTGAGATGGCCATGCTGCACTTACTAGGAGGAGGAACATCGGGGACTTAGTGTGTACATAGATTGTTTTGCAATTTTTTCGCATACATCTGTATCAATTATTGCACGATTGGTTCttgtattcaaatttttaaaattgttattagaTAGTTAAATAAGATGAGAGAGTTCTGCATTAGTAAAATTAGTAACAACCAATGAATTTCTTTGCTATATTATTGGCACTCTTAGTAAAAACTGAAGAAAACTCGTCTCAATTATGTATCACAGTCAtgaaaacatattaatattggACAAAAGTTAGATGTACTTTCATGCGTCCTCCGAGTACGCTTCTCCAATTAGAATTGGAATTTTATCTTGATAACgcataataaatatttgcatCAAGCCTTAAAGGTCAATGTTGATTACAGAGGCAAACTTAGGGGAACTTAAGGATCATACTCATGCACGCATGAACTAATGGACGAACGAATTCATAACGCAACAGCTTCAATGTCCAAACTGACTCTTTAATAGTGAAACCAGGATTTTATGCTTTACAAAAAAGAGGAATGGTAtgttagaaaaagaagaagaagaagaggaatggtgtaccaaaataaatactcttataaactaaaactaacttaaaatTTCATGAATCATATTAAATACTCGTTATTAGTAGAAATATAATCAATaagaaaatttacttaaaaatacATGCTAAACTGTAATTTTAATCttcctaatttttaaaatttatggttttagtatttttttattctatgcaaaaaaaaaatcaaagactaTTAATCCTGACCTCTTTCACTCAACCTCTCTTCAAATTGCAATTTAGCCATATATAAAAGagtttaatgtaaaataattttatactattattcaGTCATCATAAATCATTGTTTGAGTTGTAATTGGATGACAGTGTACATTATTTTACACTGtcaatgcataatttttttactttatgtaaaaaagtttaatatctAAGTACTGTTATAGAACAATTTTATACAATAATTCAATCACAAATAAACGTGTGTTATTAgggttttttataaaactgtttTCCGGTCATTATTTGATTGACTTTTTGGCAATCGTTAATTGGTTATCTATTGTGTGCTAGACTACTTGTTATTCAACAGcaacaaaaaaatgatagagTACTAGCTGAGATGGAAGAAAAGGTGCCATAGGACGAGGGAGCCCAAAGACGCGTCCAATTAGGCCTCAAGACCTGAAATAAATTAATGGgcctaaattttaatattgcaGCATAGCAGTGGTATAGACGTTCTGTTAAACAATTCTAagcttaaataagtttttaattggCTTAAACTTTTTTATGATTCATCTAATTTGATCTTTTCCGTTTTTAGTCgttcacattttttattttaatctctgtgattttgattttttttagttcctatcgACTACTTCTGTACTATCAAGtgcaaattaaaaagaaaaggatccAAAACTATGgacactaaaataaataaaagttgtaataccaaaaaaaaaatgggagtaaaactaaaaagtgaaatcaaagatcaaaatatatttaaatctttttaatttctaaactgATACTTTTACATCAgcttttactaaaaaaaatgtttttaatctttgaaCTGTAAAATCATGTacgttttttatttcaaatgaaaGACTAACAacacattaattattgaatagactaaaaaaagaataacatttttatatgaattaaaactaaaagaatAATAGACTTATAGAAAACAGAAACGTATTTAAGCTAATTATTTAGATGCTAATATTACTTCAAACTATACTTAAaccatatttatagttttttttgttgtcattGTAGAGCATAAtacagttatttatttatttatttataatgaaaaaaaatgaggtaATATGTGCAAGTGAATATTACCGTTCTCACGATTTTTACTATTTATAGGCTATACTAAGCACCTCTTGAAGgacaagaaataaatttatattaacacTCTACTAgctagaaattaattttttactagCAATGACTTATTACTAAGCATCATACTAGACGTTTATTTCTCACTAGAAATAATTTCTTACTAATTAACCATTACAATGATTCATTAAGACTCCCTAACCATCGTGATGGTTTAGGAAGCCTAAAAATAGTAAAACTAACCTaggaaaaaaatacttcacacccatccttaaatataatatacttataattaatttacagcTATTAAAAAAGTTCATTAATTTAGTAAGTAGTGTTGAATTTGTcctatataaaagaataaaaatatttcaaaaaatatcttatatttaGGAATGGAATAATTAAAAAGGCATATGAACttattacaagaaaaataagtgcaaaattacattaaaaataagaaactggAACTAACTATTCaactaaaaaactaattaaactcCAACCCATGAATGTTTCTTGATAATAatgtgaattcaaatttttcatGTTGTCTTCAAGTTGAGATTAAATAATCATGAACTTGTATAAGAGTGATCCAGTGTAGCCTCTAATCCACTTTGATCATGTGAATACTTCTTGATcatatgaatttaaatttttcatgttGTTTTGAACTCAAATCGTCATCAACTTGTATAAAAGTGATAGTTGAACTCAAATCGTCATCAATTTGTATAAAAGTGATTTAGTAGTGTAACCTCTAATCCACTTTGATAatgtgaatttaaatttttgatgtTGCCTTCAAGTTGGACTCTAATCATAGTCAACTTGTATCAAAGTTATTCATTATTGTAGCCTTTAATCTACTTTGATTTTAACTTTCCTTAATTATCTCCACAATTAAGCCTTGCAAAAtctctttcattattttagTTTTGCATCTAGTAATGAGACCTTCAATTTCACAGAAAGGATCTTTGAATTGATTGATTAGTTTCTATTTGATTTTAAGTAGTCTAATTTAGTAATTCCATAAAGTTCCAAAATTAATGTGTGGTTTAATgaataaattatcaatattaaCTCGTTAACAGATTATAAGAACCCTATACAAATAACATCGTATTTTTATAatcctctttttttaaaaaaagaaaaagctaaatattatttttatattcctCGTTAAGAAGAGAAACGTCGATCCCACTGAAAAACTAATGTGATTTAGTGAAGAAAATCACAAATCACCTCTGGTACCTGATTGGATATTGTTAGGGTGATTTTGCAATAGTTTATacaatcaattacaataaattCATATGTTTATCGAAATCCATAAAATCTTGATAACCTAATGCTATATATATGGTGTAAATTCCAAACCTGTCAACATTTCATTTTAGAATGTTTACCTGAAATCGTGATTATAgattaagaataatatttttttatccgaaagaattaaatataaattaaatatggtATCAAGATTTACAACAGTTTCAAGTCTTACTAGAATAATACTTGTTGTTAACAGCCAAAAGCCACTAGTATTTTCGAAACTGCTTCCATGAAATGATGAAACTacaatcatttatttaattttttttgtttttatttccatgATCACTGTCGAATGTCATTGACCTCTGCTGCCCATTTCACTTTTAAATTAAGCATATATACACAACGAAATTTACATCTATTTTCTCCGACAGCAAAACACTACAAAGTATGTAGTATAATGTGTGTTTgagtaagttttttttagaagtatttttaaaataaaaaaatgaaatgaattttttttcataacttaaattaattttttattaactaatttgTTGTAAAATGTCACtcatataatttttctaaaaaaatgaaataatatctataaattaattatgattaactAATAAAGAACTAATTACAATTTAgaaagaaattcattttttttttgtcttaaaagTGATTCTAGAAAACTTTAGGCAAAGAATcataaatattatcattaaccCAATTACCCAAATCGAGGATCGTAGACTGTGGTTCTGTTTCCAACTTTCAACGTTCGAAAATATTGTTAAGTGGGGGCCAACTTGTCTGCCCAGAAAGATAAAAAGGTTTG
Protein-coding sequences here:
- the LOC100795808 gene encoding putative glucuronosyltransferase PGSIP7, translating into MAWANKRGDSKNAGFMRTLVVVLLVLLSGFWCVSGVKEGKRNAYATMMYVGTPRDYEFYIAIRVLLKSLATLDAQADLVVIASLDVPPRWIRALEKEDGAKVVRVENLDNPYKHQDNFDKRFKLSLNKLYAWSLVDYDRVVMLDADNLFLQNTDELFQCGQFCAVFINPCVFHTGLFVLKPSMAVFKDMVHELRNGRENPDGADQGFIASYFPELLDKPMFHPPPNATKLDGTYRLPLGYQMDASYYYLKLRWSIPCGPNSVITFPGAPWLKPWYWWSWPVLPLGLQWHEKRRQTLGYGAEMAVILIQSAIYLGIIAMKRFARPSLSKLCYRRSDKSINLVQNILKFVALWSILAAYTTPFFIIPPTVHPLLGWPLYLLGVFALCSITVNAFLLPMLPVLMPWLGIAGALIVMAFPWYSDGVVRALCVFGYAFCAAPFVWASMTRIMAGLHQSLEREAFLPRLGESSPPSWFNKLY